Below is a window of Halarcobacter anaerophilus DNA.
AAAATAATAAAGAACAAGAAACTTGGGAGAGTTTTTAAATTAGCAGAGTTTTGATTTTAGAGCTGTAAAGAGTAAGAGAGAATTCTCTTACAGCTTTATTTCAAGTGCAATAGGGCAGTGGTCACTTCCCATAATTTCACCCATAATATAAGCATTTACGATATTCTCTTTTAAATCTTCGCTTACATAAAAATAGTCGATTCTCCAGCCAACGTTATTTGCTCTTGCATTTGCTCTGTAACTCCACCAGCTGTAGTTATTTGGTTCCTCACCGTTTATATGTCTAAAAGTATCAATATAACCGTGCTCTAAAAATTTTGTTATCCATTCTCGCTCCATAGGTAAAAAGCCTGAAGTCTCTTCATTTGCTTTGGGTCTTGCAAGATCTATTTCTGTATGAGCTGTATTTACGTCACCGCAAACTATTATAGAGAGTCCCTCTTTTTTTAAGTTTTCGCAGTGTTCTAAAAATCTGTCATAAAACTCCATTTTATAAGTTAATCTTTCCTCTTTGCTTTGACCGTTTGGAAAATAGACATTGAAAAAAGCTATTTTTTTATCTGTTGTTTCAAAATGAATTTCATTTATTCTGCCTTCATCAAGAATATCAACACTAGGACAGTTTGATTGAAAAAAAGGTTCTATATCAGTAAAGAGTGCTGTTCCGCTTCTTCCTTTTATTGCCGATTGTGAAGCAAATACGGTTTTATATTCTCTGTCAAAAATCGTATTAGGAATCTGCTCTTTTGTAGATTTTGTTTCTTGAATTCCAAGTAAATCAATATTTGCTTCGTCAACCCATTTTAAGGCTTCTTTTCTATCAACAGCTCTAATTCCGTTTACATTCCATGAGATGAACTTATATTTTGTCATTTGTTTTTGGCTCCTTTAGACTCTATTTTTTGAATCTGTTCTATTTTTATAAAATTTTCATGTTCTTTTGGTTTTTTTTTCTTTTTTACAGGTTTATCCGAAAAAAGTCCGATATTGTTTGAAAAACCTTTGTTGTTTAACAAAGAGTCGCCTTTGCCGCCGTGAGTATCAATTTTTCCTTGTTCATAGGCAAAACAAAAGTTTGAAAAAGTTAAAAGTAAAAATATTTTAAAAAGATTTTTCATCTGTTTTCCTTAAATTTTTATACATTCCTAAAAGTGTTATTGCTATCCAAAAAATTTCTATAATAAATGAACCCAGATTGAAATGTACCAAAAGTGAAATAAGAAGTAATATTGCACCAATTAGATTTAATATCTGGTAAGTAAATGAAGTTATTTTATGTTTTTCAGTTTGTAACAAAAAGTAAGCAACAACCACAAATATCATACCGATAAATCCAATAAATTGAAAAATATCCATATCTATCCTCATAATTAAGTCTAAATTTGCTATTTTACGATAAATTATTTATAAAGATATTAAATGATAGATGAAATCGTATTAGGACTTATTACTTTTTTTACTTCTACTGTTGCAGGAGTTGTAGGACTTGGTGGAGGCATGATGTTAATTGCAATTTTGCCTTCTTTTCTGCCTTTAAATGCTTTAATTCCAGTTCATGGTTTAACCCAAATGTCGAGTAATCTAAGCAGAGCAGTCTTTGGATATAAATATGTAAAACTAGAAACAATCCCTAAATTTCTTTTGGGTTCTATTTGCGGTATTGCTTTATTTGCTTCAATTTTATATTTTATCTCTTTAGAGTTTGTTCCTCTTTTTATAGGAATTTATATTCTTCTTTCTTTATGGAGTAAAAAGTTTAATGAAAAGATAAAAAGATATGAAAGTTACTTCTTAGCAGGTTTTTTTCAAACAGGACTTTCTATTGTTGTTGGAGCAACGGGTCCTTTAACTATGACTTTACTTTTAAAAGATTATGAGGATAAACATATTGTTGTAGCAACGGGAGCTGCTCTTATGAGTATAACCCACACTTTAAAAGTTTTTGTTTTTATGTTTTTCGGTTTTGTATTTTTTGATTATCTAGGAGTATTAATTGCTATGATAATAGGAGCGGTTACGGGAAGTTATGTTGGTACAAAACTAAGAGATAAAATAGAGGGTAAAAAGTTTGTACTTTTATTAAAAGTATTGCTTTCTGCATTGGCTGTTAAACTAATTATTGGATTATTATGGTAAAAAATTTATTTAAATCAAGAGAAGCTTTGCTTTATATTATGACTATTTCAATGGTTTTTTCTACATCTGCTTGGATGAGTTTGTTAAATAATTTTGCAATAGAAGCTGCCTCTTTCGACGGTAGCCAAATAGGTATTTTGCAAAGTTTAAGAGAAATACCGGGATTTTTAGCTTTTACCGTTGTAATTGTTATTATGTTTATAGCCCAGCAAAGATTGGCATATATCTCTATGATGCTTTTAGGTTTGGGAGTTATCTTAACGGGATATTTTCCAAATGCTTTGGGACTTTATATTACGACTGTTATTATGTCTGTTGGATTTCACTATTTAGAGACTTTAAATCAATCTTTGTCTTTACAGTGGTTAAGTAAAGCAAAAGCTCCGATTGTTTTGGGAAAAATAACGGCTGCCAAATCTTTTACCTCTTTGATTGTTTTTGTTTTGATTTATATTATGATGAAATATTATTCTGTTGAGTATAAATATGTATATGTTTTTTTTGGCGGAGTAACTTTTATAACAGGAGTTTTAATCTGGATTTTTTTTGAACACTTTAAAGACGATGTGGTTCAAGAAAAAAGAATAGTTTTAAAAAAAGAGTATTGGCTTTTTTACATTTTAACACTTTTTGCTGGTGCTAGACGGCAGATTTTTATTGTGTTTGCAGCTTTCTTACTTGTAGAAAAGTTCGGTGTAGATATTCATAATATGGTTGCTTTAATGTTTATAAATGCAGTTTTAAATATCTATTTTGCTCCGGCAATAGGAAAATTTATCTCAAAATTCGGAGAGAGAACAACTTTAAGATTTGAGTATTTAGGTCTTGTTATAGTTTTCGTCTCTTACGCTTTTGTTACAAATGAATATGTGGCTTTTGGTCTTTATATTATTGATCATTTGCTTTTTTCTATGGCAATTGCTCTTAAAACATATTTTCAAAAAATTGCAGATCCTAAAGATATTGCAAGTGCAAGTGCGGTTTCCTTTACCATAAATCATATTGCAGCGGTATTTTTGCCTTTTGTTTTAGGAATACTTTGGTTATATTCAAGTTCTCTTGTTTTTGTTATTGGAGCAAGTATCGCTGTTTTGTCTTTTATTTTATCTTTTTTGGTTCCAAAAAATCCTATGCAAGGTTTTGAAACAACGTTAAAAGAGAAAAAAAGATTAGCTGTCTAATCTTTTTAAGATTGTATTAACCATTTGATTTGTATCAAATGGTTTTTCTACAATCTCTTGATTTTCTATATCTGTTTTCTCTTTTGAGACTAAAATTATTTTCTCTTCTTTTTCTAAAATATAGTTTCTTAACTGCTCTTTTGTAACAGAATCGATATCTACAATTAAAAGATCAAATTTCTCTTCTTTTGTTTTTGATATGAAATCTTTTAGTGATGCGCTTTGTTGTACTCTGTAATTTTTATTTAACTCTATTACCAAACTCATATATGATAGGTGGTCATTATTTAAAATTGCAATACTTCTTTTCTTTTTGCTCTCTTTATTTTCCAGCTCTTCATCAAAAAGAAAATCAAGAGTTTCGTTTTTTGTTTTTTTAGCTTTTTTTGTAATAAGTTTTTCTTCCTCTTTTTGTAGTTCACATTTATTTACCTGATCTAAATTTTTTGGAATTAAAACCGTTATAGTTGTTCCTTTATCTATCTCACTCTCAATTTTTATATCACCTTTAAATAGCCCAACCAAATCTCTACAAATAGCCAAGCCTAAGCCTGTTCCTCCGTATTTTCTTGTTGTGCTTCCGTCAACTTGTTTAAATCTGTCAAAAATTGTTTCTAATTTATCTTTTTCTATTCCTATACCGTCATCACTTACAATGATTTCTACATACTCTTCTTTATCTTTTATTAAAAGTCTAATTTCTCCTTCATGAACAAACTTTAATGAGTTGCTTAAAAGATTTTTAACTATCTGTTTTATTCTTTGTTTATCGCTGTAAATAAGCTCTAGTTTTCTATCAAACTCAAATTTAAACTCCAAATCTTTTTCTAAAACTTGCGGTTCAAACATATCTTTTATCTCATACATCAACTCTTTTACATCTATAGTTTCATAATATAACTCAAGTTTTCCTGCTTCAAGTTTGGAAATATCCAATACATCATTTATTAAAAAAAGTAAATCGTTTCCGCATCTGTTTATTATTTCTAAATTTTTAACCTCTTTTTCATTTAATTTTTTATCTTTGTTTTTAAGCATAATCGAACTTATAAGGTTTATTGAATTTAACGGAGTTTTTAACTCATGACTCATATTTGCAAGAAAATCATCTTTTGCTCTGTTTGCTTGTTCCAACGCCTTTTTTTGTAAGTTTTGAATCATGGTAAGCTGTCTTAAGTTGATAATATCTTCACTGATTTTACTTGACATTTTATTAAAAGAATCAGCTAAAACAGTAAGTTCTCTTAAATTGTTTAATTGCAATTTAATATGACTTCTCTCTTCTTCATGCTCTTCAAAGCTTTTAATACCGTTAATTAATTTTTTAAGAGGTATTGTAAGATATAAATTTGTGTATGTAATTACAAGAATCCAAAACATTAATACGCTTATTAAAATATTAATTATTATTAACATAATACTTTTTTTTGATTCTTTTTTTATTATATCTTTGCTTGCAAAAAGTTGAATACTTGCCAAATATTTTCTGGGATTTTTTGCCGTATCAAAAATAGAATAACCGTAACTTACAAAATCTTCACTGTTGATATTTTGTTTATGCCGTAAAATTTTTTCTTTATTGATTTCAAAAGTAATACCGCTTATTAAATCATCTTTTAATATAATCTCTATAATTTTATCAATTCGTTCTTTGTTATTGTTCATAACGGCTTTAGTCAAGTCATCTATAAAAAGATTCTCAATTCTTTTTAAATCATTAATAAGCTCGTTTTGTGCTTTATTATACTCTGAAAAGATTTGGTAACTTGCCAAAGTAAGTACTAAAAAAATATACCCTAAAAATATTTTTTTGAATATTAAATAACCTATTGTTTGATTAAAATTATTAAATATATCGCTAAAATAATTAAGAATTCTTTCTTTCATAATAAAACCCTTTAAATTATCTTTTCGAATTATAACTTTAAATTGTATTATAATAGTATTATTTTTTATACCTTTTTTTAAATATAATGCTAAATTTTAAATTTTTTTAGATAAGAACTTATTTTGGGAATACAATCTTTTCTACAAACAAGAGTTGTAGGAATATTTTCTAACTCTTTGACTTCTGAGACTTTTACTTTGTCTGTAAAGCCCAGTTTTTTTACTACGTTAAAAGGAAGAAGAGTTCTACCCATTCCCGCTTCCACACAGCTTAAAATAGTTTCCAAACTACCGAATTCAAAATTTCTATGAGAACAAATTCCTTTGTCTGAATAGTGGTTATGAAGATATTCGTTATAAGTGCATCCTTTTTTAAAAGTCAGTATTACATTAGGAATCTTTTCGCTTTTAGGTTCTAAAAGTACGATTTTCTCTTTAAACTCGTTTAATATTAAAAGCTCGCTGCTTTTTGGTTTGTCGCTTATAAATGCAATATCCAGTTTATAATCATGAAGCTGATTTGTTATATCTTTTGTAGTACCTGTTACAAGCTCTAACTGCATATTGGGAAATTTTTTGTGAAGTTTTAATAAAAAAGGTGAAATTCTTGTTGCTGCATTTGATTCTGTTGAACCTATTCTTAAAATAGTTTGTTCCTCCAAAGATTTCATCTCTAAGATCGTATTTTCTATTTTTTTTATAATCTCCAATGCGTGAGGATAGAGTTTTTCCCCTTCAAAAGTAAGTTTTACGCCTTTTGGAATTCTATGGAAAAGATTATGTCCCAGATTTTTCTCTAACTGCTTTATCCTAGAAGTTACGTTTGATTGAGCAAAACCTAACTCTTGTGCTGCAAGAGAGATACTTTTATTATTTGCAACTGCCACGAAAATTTTTAATAAATTTGAATCCATATCATTTTTCCTTATATCACCTATCATGATTTAATATTTGACAGAAAATCACTTTAAGTGATATTATACATAAAAATGAAAAAAAGGGAAAGCTAATGAATCTCTTAGATAGAAATAAAAACAGTTCAATTATTTTAGCAGGAATTTTATCTATTATAGTAGGTTTGGGTGTAGCAAGATTTGTTTTTACTTCACTTCTGCCACCTATGCTTGATGATTTTTTGACTATTACTTTTGCAGGAGTTTTAGCCTCTATTAACTTTGCGGGATATTTATCAGGCTCTATTTTTGCAACTTTTATAAAAGATATTAATACAAAAGTAAAATATTTTAGAATAGGTATGATTATTTCTGTTTTATCTGCTTTAGTTTTAGCTTTTAGTCAAAATGAAACACTTTGGGCAGTTTCAAGAATTATTGCGGGGTTTGGATCTGCTATGGCATTAGTAGTAGGTTCTGCTATTGTTATGACAAAACTTAAAATGGATAATAAAACAAAAGCTATGGGAATACACTTTAGCGGAATCGGTTTTGCTATTTTTACTACGGATTTAATAAGTAGATTAGTTCTCTATTTTGACGGAACTTGGCAAGAAGCATGGCTTATATTGGCAGTTTTCGGTTTTTTTGTATCTATATATTCAGTTTATATACTTAGTTTTGATAAAGAGATTAAACAAAACGTGGTAAAACATAAATTCGATTTTTCTTTATTTAATCCTTTTATGATACTTCTGATTATGGCATATTTTACGGAAGGAGTAGGTTTTGTAGTTCAAGGTACGTTTTTACCCGATATTATCAATTCACTTAAAGGTTTAGAAGGTTATGGAAGTTTTACTTGGACTTTGGTTGGCTTAGCAGGAATTCCTTCTTGTATAGTATGGATGACATTGGCTCATAAATTTGGAAGCGTAAATATTATAATAGTTGCAATGCTTACCCAAATTGCGGGGATTCTAATCTCTGCACTTACGACAAATATATATTTAAATCTTTTTAGCGGAGTTTTATACGGTGGAACTTTTGTAGGTTTGGTTGCGCTTTTTATGAATTTAGGAGGGAAAATTGCAGGTAAGAATCCTGTTATATTAATGGGAGCTTTAACTACTTCTTACGGAATAGGGCAAGTTGTAGCGCCTTTATATAGCGTAAAGTTAATAGAGCTTTACGGAAATTATAATAGCTCTTTATATCTAACAGCTTTTATAGTTTTCGGCGGAGTTATTTTTCTTTTTATCTCAAAAAAATTTGCAACAATAGAACAAAAATCAATATAAAGGATTAAAAATGCCGATTATAAATGTAAAAATGACTCATGAAGACGGTGGGGCAACAAAAGAACAAAAAGAACTTTTGGCAGAAAAACTTACAAATGTTTTTGTCGAAATTTTTAACAGAGGCGAAAAAACTTGTGTAGTTACAATAGATGAAGTTTCAACGGATAATTACGCAATCGCAGGTAAAACAATAACAAATATCAGAAATAAAAAGTAGTATTAAAATACAAAATTTACTACTTTTAACTCTTTTTATCTATTAAACTTTTTTTTAATATTATGATATTATTTCGAAGAAAAAAGTTTATAGATTAAAAGGGTAATTTTAATGAATGTAACTATTATAAATACAGGCGGAACTTTTAACAAAAGATATAATCCCATAAAAGGACAACTTGAAGTACCAAAAGACAATAAAGCTTTGGAAAAGATTATTGCAGCTTGTCATAACGTAGATTTTGAACTTATAAACGTAGTTTCAAAAGATAGTTTGGAAATGAACGATGAAGATAGACAGATAATAGTACAAAGTGTCAAAAATACGAAAAATGATAAAATTATAATTATTCATGGAACCGATACCGTTCATTTGACAAGTGCTTTATTAAAAGAAGAAGTAAAAAATAAAAAAATAGTTTTTACAGGAGCAATGGTTCCTATGAGTATAGATGAAGTGGAAGCTACAATGAATTTTTCTCAAGCCTTGGGCTTTTTAAGCGCAAATATCCAAAACGGTACATATATCTCTATGCACGGAGTTGTAGTCGATTGCTCAAAATTAGTAAAAAACAGGGAACTTGGACAGTTTTTAATTCAAGAGTAGTTTTAGGTAACTTTTTTCTTGAAAAACCAAGTTGCAACACCTAAAGTTACTACTCCTAAAGCAATCATGGGAAGAATTTCCCATATTGCAATATCCCATGAAATATCTTTTAAGAATACTCCTTTTACCAAAATAAGAAAATATTTTAAAGCTACAAAATCCGTATAAGGAACAAGCCAAGAAGGCATATTTTCCACAGGGGTTGCGAATCCTGACATCAAAATTGAGGGAACAAGAATAATAAAAGCTCCTAAAATTCCCTGCTGTTGGGTTGAGGAAATAGATGAAATAAAAAGTCCGAAACCTACAACCGAAAATACAAAAGCGATAATAGCCGTAAATAAGATCCAAAAGGAACCTAAAAAAGGAACCTGAAAAAACCAAATT
It encodes the following:
- a CDS encoding YbfB/YjiJ family MFS transporter, with protein sequence MNLLDRNKNSSIILAGILSIIVGLGVARFVFTSLLPPMLDDFLTITFAGVLASINFAGYLSGSIFATFIKDINTKVKYFRIGMIISVLSALVLAFSQNETLWAVSRIIAGFGSAMALVVGSAIVMTKLKMDNKTKAMGIHFSGIGFAIFTTDLISRLVLYFDGTWQEAWLILAVFGFFVSIYSVYILSFDKEIKQNVVKHKFDFSLFNPFMILLIMAYFTEGVGFVVQGTFLPDIINSLKGLEGYGSFTWTLVGLAGIPSCIVWMTLAHKFGSVNIIIVAMLTQIAGILISALTTNIYLNLFSGVLYGGTFVGLVALFMNLGGKIAGKNPVILMGALTTSYGIGQVVAPLYSVKLIELYGNYNSSLYLTAFIVFGGVIFLFISKKFATIEQKSI
- a CDS encoding CBU_0592 family membrane protein, which translates into the protein MDIFQFIGFIGMIFVVVAYFLLQTEKHKITSFTYQILNLIGAILLLISLLVHFNLGSFIIEIFWIAITLLGMYKNLRKTDEKSF
- a CDS encoding hybrid sensor histidine kinase/response regulator, whose amino-acid sequence is MKERILNYFSDIFNNFNQTIGYLIFKKIFLGYIFLVLTLASYQIFSEYNKAQNELINDLKRIENLFIDDLTKAVMNNNKERIDKIIEIILKDDLISGITFEINKEKILRHKQNINSEDFVSYGYSIFDTAKNPRKYLASIQLFASKDIIKKESKKSIMLIIINILISVLMFWILVITYTNLYLTIPLKKLINGIKSFEEHEEERSHIKLQLNNLRELTVLADSFNKMSSKISEDIINLRQLTMIQNLQKKALEQANRAKDDFLANMSHELKTPLNSINLISSIMLKNKDKKLNEKEVKNLEIINRCGNDLLFLINDVLDISKLEAGKLELYYETIDVKELMYEIKDMFEPQVLEKDLEFKFEFDRKLELIYSDKQRIKQIVKNLLSNSLKFVHEGEIRLLIKDKEEYVEIIVSDDGIGIEKDKLETIFDRFKQVDGSTTRKYGGTGLGLAICRDLVGLFKGDIKIESEIDKGTTITVLIPKNLDQVNKCELQKEEEKLITKKAKKTKNETLDFLFDEELENKESKKKRSIAILNNDHLSYMSLVIELNKNYRVQQSASLKDFISKTKEEKFDLLIVDIDSVTKEQLRNYILEKEEKIILVSKEKTDIENQEIVEKPFDTNQMVNTILKRLDS
- the xth gene encoding exodeoxyribonuclease III, translated to MTKYKFISWNVNGIRAVDRKEALKWVDEANIDLLGIQETKSTKEQIPNTIFDREYKTVFASQSAIKGRSGTALFTDIEPFFQSNCPSVDILDEGRINEIHFETTDKKIAFFNVYFPNGQSKEERLTYKMEFYDRFLEHCENLKKEGLSIIVCGDVNTAHTEIDLARPKANEETSGFLPMEREWITKFLEHGYIDTFRHINGEEPNNYSWWSYRANARANNVGWRIDYFYVSEDLKENIVNAYIMGEIMGSDHCPIALEIKL
- a CDS encoding tautomerase family protein gives rise to the protein MPIINVKMTHEDGGATKEQKELLAEKLTNVFVEIFNRGEKTCVVTIDEVSTDNYAIAGKTITNIRNKK
- a CDS encoding LysR family transcriptional regulator, encoding MDSNLLKIFVAVANNKSISLAAQELGFAQSNVTSRIKQLEKNLGHNLFHRIPKGVKLTFEGEKLYPHALEIIKKIENTILEMKSLEEQTILRIGSTESNAATRISPFLLKLHKKFPNMQLELVTGTTKDITNQLHDYKLDIAFISDKPKSSELLILNEFKEKIVLLEPKSEKIPNVILTFKKGCTYNEYLHNHYSDKGICSHRNFEFGSLETILSCVEAGMGRTLLPFNVVKKLGFTDKVKVSEVKELENIPTTLVCRKDCIPKISSYLKKFKI
- a CDS encoding TSUP family transporter translates to MIDEIVLGLITFFTSTVAGVVGLGGGMMLIAILPSFLPLNALIPVHGLTQMSSNLSRAVFGYKYVKLETIPKFLLGSICGIALFASILYFISLEFVPLFIGIYILLSLWSKKFNEKIKRYESYFLAGFFQTGLSIVVGATGPLTMTLLLKDYEDKHIVVATGAALMSITHTLKVFVFMFFGFVFFDYLGVLIAMIIGAVTGSYVGTKLRDKIEGKKFVLLLKVLLSALAVKLIIGLLW
- a CDS encoding asparaginase domain-containing protein encodes the protein MNVTIINTGGTFNKRYNPIKGQLEVPKDNKALEKIIAACHNVDFELINVVSKDSLEMNDEDRQIIVQSVKNTKNDKIIIIHGTDTVHLTSALLKEEVKNKKIVFTGAMVPMSIDEVEATMNFSQALGFLSANIQNGTYISMHGVVVDCSKLVKNRELGQFLIQE
- a CDS encoding MFS transporter, whose product is MVKNLFKSREALLYIMTISMVFSTSAWMSLLNNFAIEAASFDGSQIGILQSLREIPGFLAFTVVIVIMFIAQQRLAYISMMLLGLGVILTGYFPNALGLYITTVIMSVGFHYLETLNQSLSLQWLSKAKAPIVLGKITAAKSFTSLIVFVLIYIMMKYYSVEYKYVYVFFGGVTFITGVLIWIFFEHFKDDVVQEKRIVLKKEYWLFYILTLFAGARRQIFIVFAAFLLVEKFGVDIHNMVALMFINAVLNIYFAPAIGKFISKFGERTTLRFEYLGLVIVFVSYAFVTNEYVAFGLYIIDHLLFSMAIALKTYFQKIADPKDIASASAVSFTINHIAAVFLPFVLGILWLYSSSLVFVIGASIAVLSFILSFLVPKNPMQGFETTLKEKKRLAV